In Acidobacteriota bacterium, one DNA window encodes the following:
- a CDS encoding Stp1/IreP family PP2C-type Ser/Thr phosphatase — MAKEKAMTIEVGVKTDIGLLRKNNEDDFIINVENGIFAVADGMGGHLGGEVASFLACNLIKEALIKELVGNSPRDILLRIQRILNWTNREIRKVGKKDPKVKGMGSTITLLLLRRLKYYIAQIGDSRAYLFRGGTLTRLTKDHSQIQELIDKGMITEKEAKDDERVHIITRCLGVEERVKPDFYYGDLKEGDTFLLCTDGLWGLLEEREIEKILKRKKDLQTISEILVEKAKKKGGTDNITALVVRVNGLGGGKINSRK; from the coding sequence TTGGCTAAAGAGAAGGCTATGACGATAGAGGTAGGGGTAAAAACCGATATCGGACTTTTAAGAAAAAACAATGAGGACGATTTCATAATCAATGTAGAAAACGGGATCTTCGCAGTAGCTGATGGGATGGGGGGCCACTTAGGGGGAGAAGTAGCTAGTTTTCTCGCCTGCAATCTGATAAAAGAAGCCCTAATAAAGGAACTGGTTGGAAACAGCCCTAGGGATATCCTCCTTCGTATCCAACGGATATTGAACTGGACAAATCGAGAGATAAGAAAGGTGGGCAAAAAAGATCCCAAGGTGAAGGGGATGGGTTCCACCATCACTCTCCTCCTCCTGCGAAGATTGAAATATTACATCGCCCAAATAGGAGACAGTCGAGCATACCTCTTCCGAGGAGGAACCCTTACCAGGCTTACCAAAGACCACTCCCAGATACAGGAGCTGATAGATAAAGGGATGATAACGGAAAAAGAGGCTAAAGACGATGAACGTGTCCATATAATCACCAGATGCCTTGGGGTAGAAGAGAGGGTAAAACCGGATTTCTATTATGGAGATTTAAAAGAAGGGGATACTTTTCTCCTTTGCACCGACGGGTTATGGGGCTTGCTCGAGGAAAGAGAGATAGAGAAAATCCTCAAGAGAAAGAAAGACCTCCAAACTATCTCAGAGATATTGGTGGAGAAAGCGAAGAAGAAGGGGGGGACGGATAACATCACTGCGTTGGTGGTGAGGGTGAATGGGCTTGGTGGGGGAAAAATTAACTCAAGGAAATAG
- a CDS encoding FHA domain-containing protein has protein sequence MRLKGKKGSFYGKEFIFPEDRERILIGRSRNCDIILSEEGASKEHAEIRKKGDKFLLIDLKSTNGTLVNGKKAEVHILSCGDLIQIEEAELKVEGERLTPKTVPRRERGKIYLIDEKSGERYALDKSTIRIGRNEENDIIIPEPTVSAHHAEIRKRGEKFILIDLDSDNGTFLNGRRVKIAELKGGERISFDIFPFSFFNPFPRHTLIRERRRITEIREKRGKAIITIKNGPLKGKRYSIDQKRVILGRSPKCDIPLPDPSVSITHSLIEEKDGVFYIEDLASTNGTLLNGRLVKRMPLPKRAKIELGRVKLAFRSIGKKKGKKLFGRWGLFSLFLTIASILMFILLSHL, from the coding sequence TTGAGGTTAAAAGGGAAAAAGGGGAGTTTTTACGGAAAGGAATTTATCTTTCCCGAAGATAGAGAGAGAATCCTAATAGGACGCTCTCGAAATTGTGACATAATCCTTTCCGAAGAAGGAGCCTCTAAAGAACACGCCGAGATAAGAAAAAAGGGGGATAAATTTCTCCTTATAGACCTAAAAAGTACCAATGGAACCCTGGTCAATGGGAAAAAGGCGGAGGTACATATCCTCTCTTGCGGGGATCTGATCCAAATAGAGGAGGCAGAGCTTAAAGTGGAAGGAGAAAGGCTTACTCCAAAAACGGTGCCGAGAAGAGAGAGGGGAAAGATCTACCTCATTGACGAGAAAAGCGGGGAAAGATACGCGTTGGACAAAAGCACCATAAGAATAGGAAGAAATGAGGAGAACGACATCATCATCCCAGAGCCAACCGTCTCAGCACATCATGCGGAGATAAGAAAGAGGGGTGAGAAGTTCATCCTAATAGACCTTGATAGCGACAACGGTACCTTTCTAAACGGGAGAAGGGTAAAGATAGCGGAGCTTAAAGGGGGAGAAAGGATCTCTTTCGACATCTTTCCCTTCAGTTTTTTTAACCCTTTCCCCCGCCACACCTTAATAAGAGAGAGACGAAGAATAACCGAGATTCGAGAGAAAAGGGGGAAAGCGATAATTACGATAAAAAATGGACCATTAAAGGGAAAACGCTACTCAATCGACCAGAAGAGGGTGATCCTTGGGAGATCACCCAAATGTGATATCCCCCTTCCTGACCCTTCAGTATCCATAACCCATTCACTTATAGAAGAGAAGGACGGCGTCTTCTATATAGAGGATTTGGCAAGCACTAACGGAACCCTGCTCAATGGGAGATTGGTGAAAAGGATGCCTCTTCCTAAGCGAGCAAAGATCGAATTGGGGAGGGTGAAGCTGGCATTCAGATCTATCGGAAAGAAGAAGGGGAAAAAACTTTTTGGAAGATGGGGGCTGTTTTCTCTGTTTTTAACGATCGCTTCAATCCTTATGTTTATTCTCCTTTCTCACCTATAG
- a CDS encoding D-aminoacylase, whose translation MGRKVSRREFIKEGGRLGAGFYLFSNFPFFGASDEPIYDILIVNGTVVDGIQDKTYQADIAIAQERIVAVGNLRGRKAKLVINAQGKIVSPGFIDIHSHSDMAHIVNPEAHSKVRQGITTELVGNCGSSIFPRKPLTDEEKRRMEERYGVVVEVTDLAQYRKLLKSQGISVNNATLIGQGTLREYVMGMRPDPPTEKELSLMKEEVEKAMREGAFGISTGLEYTPSGFARIDELIALAESAAGYGGIYATHMRSEDRRLIEAVKEAITISHRSGASLEISHLKAVGRDNYWKLDKVLEIIHRASQVGIPVNADRYPYTAYSTGLTINFPQWAFEGGLEEFIKRLKNRATRERMRKEAEAKVKAGNGWDSLMIVDVQNEDNKYLIGKRLGKAAKEKGVDPYEFACDLLISEEGDVAIVGFGMSEKNTEKVLADPLVMLCTDGSALATTGSLSRGMPHPRNFGSFPRFLKRYVREKKLVSLPTAIKKMAAMPAAKMDLMDRGRIEKGCYADIVIFDLDRIDDRATYTDPKRYPVGIDYVIVNGVIVIKKGEHTGARPGKVLNGPAIKG comes from the coding sequence ATGGGAAGGAAGGTAAGCCGTCGAGAGTTTATCAAGGAAGGGGGGAGACTTGGAGCTGGGTTTTACCTCTTTTCGAATTTCCCCTTCTTTGGTGCAAGTGATGAGCCAATCTACGATATCCTCATTGTAAATGGCACGGTGGTCGATGGAATACAGGATAAAACCTATCAGGCGGATATTGCCATCGCTCAGGAGAGGATCGTCGCTGTTGGTAACTTGAGGGGGAGGAAGGCAAAGTTGGTTATCAATGCCCAGGGTAAGATAGTCTCTCCGGGCTTTATCGATATTCACTCCCATTCCGATATGGCGCATATAGTAAACCCGGAAGCCCATTCCAAGGTGAGGCAGGGGATAACAACCGAGTTGGTGGGCAATTGCGGGAGCTCAATCTTCCCAAGGAAACCACTGACCGACGAAGAGAAAAGAAGGATGGAGGAAAGATACGGAGTGGTGGTGGAGGTGACCGATCTTGCTCAATATCGAAAGCTATTGAAAAGCCAGGGGATATCAGTGAATAATGCCACTTTGATCGGGCAAGGTACTCTGAGGGAGTATGTGATGGGTATGCGTCCCGATCCTCCTACCGAGAAGGAGCTCTCCCTGATGAAGGAGGAGGTGGAGAAGGCGATGAGGGAGGGAGCGTTTGGCATCTCTACCGGGCTCGAATATACCCCAAGCGGATTTGCCCGTATAGATGAGTTGATCGCCCTTGCTGAAAGCGCTGCTGGTTATGGTGGGATCTATGCCACCCATATGAGAAGCGAGGATCGGCGATTGATCGAGGCGGTGAAGGAAGCGATCACCATCTCCCACCGTTCCGGAGCGAGCTTGGAGATATCCCACTTGAAAGCGGTGGGGCGGGATAATTACTGGAAGTTGGATAAAGTGCTCGAGATAATCCATCGAGCTTCTCAGGTTGGGATACCAGTGAATGCTGATCGGTATCCTTATACCGCTTATAGCACCGGTCTTACTATAAACTTTCCCCAATGGGCGTTTGAAGGTGGGCTGGAGGAGTTCATAAAAAGGTTAAAGAATAGAGCTACTCGGGAGAGGATGCGGAAGGAGGCGGAGGCGAAGGTGAAGGCTGGCAACGGTTGGGATAGCTTGATGATAGTTGACGTGCAAAATGAAGATAATAAATACCTGATAGGAAAGAGGCTGGGAAAAGCGGCTAAGGAGAAGGGGGTTGATCCCTACGAGTTCGCCTGTGATCTTCTCATTTCGGAAGAGGGGGATGTAGCTATTGTCGGTTTCGGGATGAGCGAGAAGAATACGGAGAAGGTCCTTGCCGATCCTTTAGTGATGCTCTGTACCGATGGTTCCGCCTTAGCTACCACCGGTTCCTTAAGCCGAGGGATGCCTCATCCCCGAAATTTTGGTTCTTTCCCCCGGTTTCTCAAGCGTTATGTGCGGGAGAAAAAACTGGTCTCCCTTCCTACCGCTATAAAGAAGATGGCAGCGATGCCGGCAGCAAAAATGGATCTTATGGATAGAGGAAGAATTGAGAAAGGGTGTTACGCCGATATCGTCATATTCGACCTCGATCGCATCGATGACCGGGCGACTTATACTGACCCTAAGAGATATCCAGTGGGAATAGATTATGTCATCGTAAACGGAGTAATAGTGATTAAGAAGGGCGAGCATACCGGAGCGAGGCCGGGGAAGGTCTTAAACGGTCCCGCTATTAAAGGATAG